Proteins encoded by one window of uncultured Draconibacterium sp.:
- a CDS encoding acyltransferase family protein, with translation MKTRIYFLDHLRTLMIFLVVVLHSGLVYEHVLQNSWIVVDPVKANSIGMIRLYLDLFIMFTIFFISGYLIPMSLKSKTSIEFIKSKVKRILIPWVIAVFTLIPAYKFIFLYSRGLPQEEWFSYFHFFERAGSDLSFYANNPAQNWLWFLPVLFMFQVIYLVLAKTKVLSLKINLKTAVIVMFVVGVVSSVTIAQMGLNGWYDSAILHFQRERLLVYFMSFLLGSLCYKLKVFESSKKNKRLYIIANVVLTFTLGIFTAVALNTFFNIIDPGRNYYFISQFADRVTYYAFGLASQLTLLYVFLYGFRHSLNKRFALMDELNRNSYSVYIIHTIVLGVAALSIMALPISPMVKFLIVTLLTFVLSNLLIYSWRTIRQREINTKTVATAILSVVIVMAAFTAYPGTTNNEEQKTETTETSTAPQSGNSIHAAVIAGDVEAVKSIIASGADLNEKEPAGGSSPLMTACVFGKIEIAKVLIDAGADLNVTNNDGSTALHTAAFFCRTEIVKALLNKGIDTSVVNNSGATAAQSVMAPFEAVKGIYEYFAKVYEPLGLQLDLNRIEKTRPVIAEIISTNS, from the coding sequence ATGAAAACACGAATTTATTTTCTCGACCATTTAAGAACATTAATGATTTTCCTGGTTGTTGTTTTACACTCAGGATTAGTTTATGAACATGTTTTGCAAAACTCATGGATCGTTGTCGATCCTGTAAAAGCTAATTCAATCGGAATGATCCGTTTGTACCTTGATCTGTTTATAATGTTTACGATCTTCTTTATCTCCGGCTATTTAATCCCGATGTCGCTGAAGTCGAAAACATCAATTGAATTTATTAAATCAAAAGTGAAACGTATTTTGATACCTTGGGTAATCGCCGTTTTTACTTTGATTCCTGCTTACAAATTCATCTTTTTATATTCACGTGGGTTACCACAGGAAGAATGGTTCTCGTACTTTCACTTTTTTGAACGTGCCGGAAGCGACCTGAGTTTTTATGCCAATAATCCGGCGCAAAACTGGTTGTGGTTTTTACCTGTCCTTTTTATGTTCCAGGTGATTTATTTGGTGCTTGCCAAAACCAAAGTGTTGTCGTTAAAAATAAACCTGAAAACTGCCGTAATAGTAATGTTTGTGGTTGGTGTTGTATCCAGTGTTACCATTGCACAAATGGGACTGAACGGTTGGTATGATTCTGCTATTCTGCATTTTCAGCGCGAGCGTTTGCTGGTTTACTTTATGTCGTTTTTATTGGGCTCACTTTGCTACAAACTAAAGGTGTTTGAATCAAGCAAAAAGAACAAACGACTTTATATTATTGCAAATGTTGTGTTGACATTCACACTGGGGATTTTTACTGCTGTTGCTTTAAATACCTTTTTCAATATCATCGATCCGGGACGTAACTACTATTTTATTTCGCAATTTGCCGACCGTGTAACTTATTATGCTTTTGGACTAGCATCGCAGCTTACTTTACTGTATGTATTCCTTTACGGTTTCCGCCACAGTTTAAACAAAAGGTTTGCGTTAATGGACGAACTGAACCGTAATTCTTACTCGGTTTATATTATTCACACTATTGTATTGGGAGTAGCTGCACTGTCTATTATGGCATTACCAATTTCACCAATGGTAAAATTCCTAATTGTAACTCTACTTACATTTGTCCTTTCAAATCTGCTTATTTACTCGTGGCGAACCATTCGTCAGCGCGAGATTAACACAAAAACCGTTGCTACTGCAATACTATCGGTAGTAATTGTAATGGCTGCTTTTACTGCTTATCCCGGAACAACAAACAATGAAGAACAGAAAACAGAAACAACAGAAACAAGCACAGCGCCTCAAAGCGGGAACAGTATTCATGCAGCAGTAATTGCAGGAGATGTGGAAGCAGTAAAATCAATAATTGCATCGGGAGCCGATTTGAATGAAAAAGAACCTGCCGGTGGCTCAAGTCCTTTAATGACTGCCTGTGTATTCGGAAAAATAGAAATTGCCAAAGTATTAATAGACGCAGGAGCCGATTTGAACGTAACCAATAACGATGGTTCAACCGCATTACACACTGCTGCTTTTTTCTGCCGTACCGAAATAGTTAAAGCTTTATTAAACAAAGGCATCGATACTTCCGTAGTAAATAATTCAGGTGCCACTGCTGCTCAGTCGGTTATGGCTCCTTTTGAAGCAGTAAAAGGAATCTATGAATATTTCGCCAAAGTATACGAGCCACTTGGACTTCAACTTGATCTGAACAGGATTGAAAAAACGCGTCCTGTAATTGCTGAAATTATCTCAACTAACTCATAA
- a CDS encoding serine hydrolase: protein MKLLIGKMLLILVILQAVLATSSCNNKKTEELVLTPPAEMNDGINVGTPVDANIDERYIQDAVSKIYAGKFGEVHSMLIYKNDKLAVEQYFPGHLYAWDKPYYHGDYVEYGPETMHSVMSVSKSFVSACIGIAIDKGFIESVDQSIFDYLPEHQHLKTNNREYITIEHLLTMTSGMAWDEWSAAHGTESANDMDRLYFDCDDPVTCVLDREWWAEPGTFFTYNGGGIVILGEILRNATGLDLDEFSKKYLFEPLGIKEGTWMKYQDGVVVEAASSLSVTPRDMLKLGITYLDNGMWNDERILSANWVAKSSTVYKNNSGIKLPIEDSGKNGYGYTWWQSELYHGGKNIKMYRANGWGGQVIMVFPDLDMTVVFTSGNWAGKSKLFKLVRQYILPSIDM, encoded by the coding sequence ATGAAGCTGCTGATCGGAAAAATGTTACTCATTTTGGTTATACTTCAAGCGGTATTGGCAACCAGTTCGTGTAACAATAAAAAAACGGAGGAGCTTGTTTTAACTCCTCCGGCAGAAATGAACGATGGAATAAATGTGGGTACACCGGTAGATGCCAATATTGATGAACGCTATATTCAGGATGCTGTTAGTAAAATTTACGCCGGTAAATTTGGTGAGGTTCATTCCATGTTGATCTACAAAAATGACAAACTGGCGGTTGAGCAGTATTTCCCGGGACATCTTTACGCGTGGGACAAACCTTACTACCATGGCGACTATGTAGAATACGGTCCGGAAACAATGCACAGTGTAATGTCGGTATCAAAAAGTTTTGTGTCGGCATGTATCGGAATCGCCATCGATAAAGGTTTTATTGAAAGTGTTGATCAATCCATTTTTGATTACCTGCCCGAACATCAGCACCTGAAAACAAATAACCGCGAATACATCACTATTGAGCACCTGTTGACCATGACCTCAGGTATGGCCTGGGACGAATGGAGCGCCGCCCACGGAACAGAATCAGCCAATGACATGGACAGGCTGTATTTCGATTGCGACGATCCGGTAACTTGTGTTTTGGATCGAGAATGGTGGGCCGAACCCGGAACATTTTTTACCTACAACGGTGGTGGTATCGTAATTCTTGGTGAAATTCTAAGAAATGCCACCGGACTTGACCTCGACGAATTCTCGAAAAAGTATTTATTTGAACCGCTGGGAATTAAAGAAGGAACGTGGATGAAATATCAGGATGGAGTAGTTGTTGAGGCAGCCAGTTCGCTAAGTGTAACTCCACGCGATATGTTGAAACTGGGAATTACCTATCTTGATAACGGAATGTGGAACGATGAGCGTATCCTGTCTGCAAATTGGGTGGCAAAGAGTTCAACCGTTTACAAGAACAATTCCGGTATAAAGTTGCCCATCGAAGATTCGGGAAAGAACGGATACGGTTATACCTGGTGGCAAAGCGAGTTGTATCACGGTGGCAAAAACATAAAAATGTACCGTGCCAACGGTTGGGGCGGACAGGTAATTATGGTTTTCCCCGATTTGGATATGACCGTTGTTTTTACCAGTGGAAATTGGGCCGGAAAATCGAAGTTGTTTAAATTAGTACGTCAGTATATTCTTCCTTCGATTGATATGTAA
- a CDS encoding C-GCAxxG-C-C family protein: MKNTCSARKEARSLLFKLGCTGAVYSVVNKNFGQRDSEVEKATGPLCGGILQEGHQCGMLWGAALAAGAEANRRMKDPNAATSLAISAARDLVDSFTQRKSSVNCRDITNCNQKSMLGQIKFFISGKPLNCARLIGRWAPEAIAIANKSLAVTPSNSETPVVSCASIVADKMGAGKEKAMMLAGFAGGIGLSGNACGALGAAVYLKAEKWFRENPEDRRFIVPGSEEIMRDFLIENRGEVRCSKICGKTFNTPEEYSDYIRNGGCSKLIDLLASA; this comes from the coding sequence ATGAAAAACACCTGTTCAGCAAGAAAAGAAGCCCGGAGTTTACTCTTTAAATTAGGATGCACCGGGGCAGTATATTCGGTGGTAAACAAAAATTTCGGACAGCGCGACAGTGAAGTTGAGAAGGCAACCGGACCGTTATGTGGCGGTATTTTGCAAGAGGGGCACCAATGCGGAATGCTTTGGGGAGCAGCTCTTGCAGCCGGTGCCGAGGCTAACCGAAGAATGAAAGACCCGAATGCGGCCACTTCGCTGGCTATTTCGGCTGCACGCGATTTGGTCGATTCATTTACTCAAAGAAAATCGAGTGTGAACTGCCGCGATATTACCAACTGTAACCAGAAATCGATGCTGGGGCAGATTAAGTTTTTTATTAGCGGAAAACCGTTGAACTGTGCACGATTGATTGGCCGCTGGGCACCCGAGGCAATTGCTATTGCAAATAAAAGTCTGGCTGTTACGCCGTCGAATTCTGAAACCCCGGTTGTAAGTTGTGCAAGTATTGTAGCTGATAAAATGGGGGCCGGCAAAGAAAAAGCAATGATGCTGGCCGGTTTTGCCGGCGGTATCGGACTGAGCGGTAACGCCTGTGGTGCACTTGGTGCTGCCGTTTATTTAAAAGCTGAAAAGTGGTTCCGGGAAAATCCGGAGGACAGGCGGTTTATCGTTCCCGGATCTGAAGAAATTATGCGCGATTTTCTGATTGAAAACAGGGGAGAGGTGCGCTGCAGTAAAATTTGTGGAAAAACATTCAACACACCTGAAGAATACTCGGATTATATAAGAAACGGTGGTTGCAGCAAATTGATTGATTTGCTGGCATCGGCCTGA
- a CDS encoding porin family protein, translating to MKTGKRLATMVLGLLLANSLLAQTIGVKAGYTLSDMLIEDDGEIITENLDMRSGFHLGPTFEWGIGDGAGIETALLITTKGIQLNESETFEGISYSVNSEVNLWYLDIPVFGKLYADVNDIRIYGMAGPYFGIGLSGKTKVEESDGTENYNEEWDIVWGPDNDDDLKRLGLGLAVGGGMEVNSFLFEFTGHFGLNNISPQTDYDMVVRNRSFMFSVGYKFHK from the coding sequence ATGAAAACAGGAAAACGATTAGCAACAATGGTTTTGGGTTTATTGCTGGCAAATTCATTACTGGCTCAAACCATTGGCGTAAAAGCCGGATACACCTTGTCGGATATGTTGATTGAAGATGATGGCGAAATCATTACCGAGAACCTGGATATGCGTTCTGGATTTCACCTGGGGCCAACTTTCGAGTGGGGAATTGGCGACGGTGCCGGTATTGAAACCGCTTTGTTGATTACCACCAAAGGAATTCAATTAAACGAATCGGAAACTTTTGAGGGGATAAGCTATAGCGTAAATTCTGAAGTAAACCTGTGGTACCTCGATATTCCGGTTTTTGGAAAATTGTATGCCGATGTGAACGACATCAGGATTTACGGAATGGCCGGTCCGTATTTTGGTATTGGTCTTAGCGGCAAAACAAAAGTGGAAGAAAGTGATGGTACCGAAAACTACAACGAAGAATGGGACATTGTTTGGGGACCCGATAACGACGACGATCTGAAACGTTTGGGACTTGGCCTGGCAGTTGGCGGAGGAATGGAAGTGAATTCCTTTCTTTTTGAATTTACGGGGCATTTTGGGCTAAACAATATTTCGCCGCAAACCGACTACGATATGGTTGTGCGCAACCGTTCGTTTATGTTCTCTGTCGGGTACAAGTTTCATAAATAG